The following coding sequences are from one Haliotis asinina isolate JCU_RB_2024 chromosome 3, JCU_Hal_asi_v2, whole genome shotgun sequence window:
- the LOC137277081 gene encoding melanocortin receptor 5-like, translated as MANDSVISEGSILFTTLNGHGVTASSLTVNLVIFIIGILALFSNAIVLDTLVRKTSLEPTDLVMCHLAVTDMLTGVLVIHNVVHHIAYFINSVECLIRLGGNFIFICGSVYHLALLTVDRFVKIVFPYRYQDVISRKSVSIMSAAIWVFSINLGLLPVYGWRKVPKPSEPPCALLTVLSKEFLIFGLVTFYFPVGIIGAMYTRIYLVARKHSRAIAATDVNSKSETEKSMKFAKTVMFLIGAYLVTILPLAMFTSIYMSVGPAFMTSANANKYIIYTSVMTYCNSVINPVIYAFKLPPVRRRVLVLFCRRDASVGEHTSA; from the exons ATGGCCAATGACTCTGTAATCAGTGAAGGGTCTATCCTATTCACGACTCTGAATGGTCATGGCGTAACGGCCTCCTCGCTGACCGTGAACCTCGTCATTTTCATAATAGGTATTCTGGCTCTGTTCTCAAACGCCATTGTACTTGATACCTTGGTGAGGAAGACGTCTCTGGAGCCCACGGATCTGGTGATGTGCCATCTTGCCGTCACCGACATGCTGACAGGGGTCCTTGTCATACATAACGTTGTCCACCATATCGCATACTTCATTAACTCTGTTGAGTGTCTCATTCGTCTTGGTGGGAACTTTATCTTCATCTGTGGTTCTGTCTATCATCTGGCCCTCCTGACAGTGGACAGGTTCGTGAAGATTGTCTTCCCCTACCGTTACCAGGATGTCATCTCCAGGAAGTCCGTGTCCATCATGTCGGCTGCCATCTGGGTCTTCTCCATCAACCTCGGTCTCCTTCCTGTTTACGGCTGGAGAAAAGTACCTAAACCTTCAGAGCCTCCGTGTGCGTTACTCACAGTCCTCTCCAAAGAGTTCCTTATTTTTGGCTTGGTGACGTTCTACTTTCCCGTAGGCATCATTGGTGCCATGTACACGAGGATATATTTGGTTGCCAGGAAACATTCCAGAGCCATAGCTGCTACAGACGTGAACAGTAAGAGTGAGACGGAGAAAAGTATGAAGTTTGCCAAGACTGTAATGTTTCTGATTGGGGCCTACCTTGTCACAATTCTACCACTTG CAATGTTCACGTCGATCTACATGTCAGTGGGACCCGCCTTCATGACATCAGCTAACGCCAACAAATACATCATCTATACCAGTGTCATGACCTACTGCAACTCCGTCATCAACCCAGTCATATATGCCTTCAAGCTACCGCCGGTCCGGAGAAGGGTCCTTGTCCTCTTCTGTAGACGGGATGCAAGTGTTGGTGAACACACGTCTGCGTAG
- the LOC137279040 gene encoding adenosine receptor A2b-like, which yields MANNSVAGSSLVLFTSLNGYEVTAPLLAINGVILLIGILTLISNAFVLDTLVRRTRLEATDLVMCHLAVTDMLTGVLVIHTVGYNLINFQNFTECLVRLGSVLAFVFCSIYHLTLLTADRFVKIVFPYRYQDVISRKSVSIMSAVIWFLAVNFGLLPSYGWRGTPRSSESPCVFLRVLIAGYLQLGLFLIFLPLVVICILYMKIFLVARRHSRAIAATDVSGNSTSGSMKFTKTVVILIGAYIISFSPLGGIILVYMAGGFYDVSAEAVGIYIVYASVLTFANSLVNPIIYAFKLPPVRRRLLRFFGKGDNSPVSTTNESLQTTVT from the exons ATGGCGAACAACTCTGTAGCAGGTTCATCGCTAGTTCTATTTACAAGTTTGAATGGATACGAGGTAACTGCACCTCTACTTGCAATAAACGGCGTTATCTTACTCATTGGAATTCTTACCCTGATCTCGAACGCCTTTGTCCTGGATACCTTGGTGAGAAGGACGAGACTGGAGGCCACGGATCTGGTGATGTGCCATCTTGCCGTCACCGACATGCTGACAGGGGTCCTTGTCATTCACACAGTCGGATACAACTTGATcaactttcagaacttcacaGAATGTCTGGTTCGTCTTGGTTCTGTTCTCGCCTTCGTGTTTTGTTCTATCTATCATCTAACCCTCCTGACAGCGGACAGGTTCGTGAAGATTGTCTTCCCCTACCGTTACCAGGATGTCATCTCCAGGAAGTCCGTGTCTATCATGTCGGCTGTCATTTGGTTCTTAGCCGTCAACTTCGGTCTTCTACCTTCCTACGGCTGGAGGGGCACACCCAGATCCTCAGAATCTCCCTGTGTTTTTCTTCGGGTACTGATTGCAGGATACTTACAGTTGGGACTCTTTTTAATCTTCTTACCGCTTGTCGTAATTTGTATCCTCTACATGAAGATATTTCTGGTAGCCAGGAGACATTCCCGTGCAATCGCAGCAACAGACGTCTCGGGCAACAGTACCTCTGGGAGCATGAAGTTCACCAAAACAGTGGTCATCCTGATAGGAGCCTACATCATTTCGTTTTCACCTCTAG GTGGAATAATACTGGTGTACATGGCTGGTGGATTTTACGACGTGTCTGCTGAGGCCGTTGGGATCTACATCGTGTACGCCAGCGTCCTGACGTTCGCCAACTCCCTCGTAAACCCCATCATCTACGCCTTCAAGCTGCCGCCAGTCAGGAGGAGACTACTCCGCTTCTTtggcaagggagacaactctcccGTCTCAACGACTAATGAAAGCCTCCAGACCACTGTTACGTAA
- the LOC137278467 gene encoding adenosine receptor A2b-like, giving the protein MANNTEATSSLVLFTSLNGYEVTAPLLAINGVILLIGILTLISNAYVLDTLVRRTRLEVTDLVMCHLAVTDMLTGILVIHTVGYNLINFQNFTECLVRLGSVFTSVCCSVDHLALLTVDRFVKIVFPYRYQDIISRKSVSIISAAIWVFSINLGLIPAYGWRHRPGPCEPACSLLGVLTTGYIQMGLSLVLLPFVVICILYMKIFLVARRHSRAIAATDVSGNGNSVNMKFTKTVVILIGTYIISFSPLGLILLIYTFGGFHGMSAVDVAEYIIYTSVLTFANSLVNPTIYAFKLPPVRGRLLRFLGKDDYSSNPTVALRS; this is encoded by the exons ATGGCTAACAACACTGAAGCAACTTCATCGCTAGTCTTATTTACAAGCTTGAATGGATACGAGGTAACTGCACCTCTACTTGCAATAAACGGCGTTATTTTACTGATTGGAATCCTTACCCTAATCTCGAACGCCTATGTCCTGGATACCTTGGTGAGAAGGACGAGACTGGAGGTCACGGATCTGGTGATGTGCCATCTTGCCGTCACCGACATGCTGACAGGGATCCTTGTCATTCACACAGTTGGATACAACTTGATcaactttcagaacttcacaGAATGTCTGGTTCGTCTTGGTTCCGTCTTCACCTCCGTGTGTTGCTCCGTCGATCATCTGGCGCTCCTGACAGTGGACAGGTTCGTGAAGATTGTCTTCCCCTACCGTTACCAGGATATCATCTCCAGGAAGTCCGTGTCTATCATATCGGCTGCCATCTGGGTCTTCTCCATCAATCTCGGTCTCATCCCGGCCTACGGATGGAGGCATAGGCCAGGACCTTGCGAACCTGCATGTTCTCTGCTAGGAGTCTTAACGACAGGTTACATACAGATGGGACTGTCACTAGTCTTATTACCGTTTGTTGTGATTTGTATCCTCTACATGAAGATATTTCTGGTAGCCAGGAGACATTCCCGCGCGATCGCGGCTACTGACGTCTCCGGGAACGGCAACTCTGTGAACATGAAGTTTACCAAAACAGTGGTCATCCTGATAGGAACCTACATCATCTCGTTTTCACCTCTCG GTCTCATATTACTGATTTACACATTTGGTGGATTTCACGGAATGTCTGCAGTCGACGTTGCTGAGTATATTATTTACACCAGCGTCCTGACGTTCGCCAACTCCCTCGTCAACCCCACAATCTACGCCTTCAAGCTGCCGCCAGTCAGGGGGAGATTACTCCGCTTTCTTGGCAAGGACGACTACTCTTCAAATCCAACCGTTGCACTGCGTTCATAA